A single window of Plectropomus leopardus isolate mb chromosome 12, YSFRI_Pleo_2.0, whole genome shotgun sequence DNA harbors:
- the snorc gene encoding protein SNORC, whose amino-acid sequence MVHSSGICRFLLLVLLGLLVAFVHTETIGDATTRDNQDTMSGEPPSDVTTKDPFQDMTEQSFTFDYEDTTHSQALDEEEGVLGPGAITAIVIAVFLGASVLLALIVITLRKFTAS is encoded by the exons ATGGTTCACAGCAGCGGCATCTGCAGATTCCTTCTCCTGGTGCTCCTGGGCCTCTTGGTCGCCTTTGTACACACAG AGACAATCGGAGACGCGACAACCAGAGACAACCAGGACACTATGTCTGGAGAGCCACCCAGTGACGTCACCACCAAAGACCCTTTCCAGGACATGACGGAGCAGTCCTTCACCTTCGACTACGAGGACACCACACACTCCCAGGCCCTGGACGAAGAGGAGG GGGTGCTGGGGCCAGGGGCCATCACAGCTATTGTTATAGCAGTCTTCCTGGGAGCGTCTGTCCTCCTCGCCCTCATCGTCATCACACTCAGGAAGTTCACTGCCTCCTAG